A segment of the Oncorhynchus nerka isolate Pitt River linkage group LG19, Oner_Uvic_2.0, whole genome shotgun sequence genome:
TCAacctctccacacctcagtgacaGGTGAGGAGGACATATCCTCCCCGTTCGCTTACTGTTCAacctctccacacctcagtgacaGGTGAGGAAGACATATCCTCCCCGCTCGCTTACTGTTCAacctctccacacctcagtgcACAGGTGACCTCATCAACTCATTATTtcgttctccctccctctatttcctgttgcctctccccctctccccctctcctacctCAGTTCAGCGGAATGGAAAAAGGTTGGCAGCATGGAGAGGAATAAGCTTGGCATCACAGTGGAAGATGATGGGGAGTTCTGGTGAgtgtaaaaaaaacaattaaagGCTGTTATCTCTTCTGTTCAGCGTGAGAATGTTTTCTGTCTACCCATGTTAatttgcgtctctgtgtgtgtgcgctacTGTATCTTCAAAGGATGGAGTTTAGAGACTGGTGTAAGTACTTCACGGATGCAGACGTTTGTCGTCTCATCAACACCTCCCTGCTCACCATCGACAAGACATGGAACGAAGTGATGATTTTAGGGAGTTGGACCAAGAATGCAGAACCTCTGCGCAACCGCTGTGGAGGCTGCATGAACCACAAACATACCTTCTTACAGAATCCCCAGTACCTGTTTGAGGTGACCAAGGAAGTGGATGAGGTTCTGATCTCCCTACAGCAGAGAGACATGAAGATCCACAGACGTATCGGCCAGGGAGAGAACCTCACCATCGGCTTCGCCGTCTTCAAGGTAGTTCATATTAACATCCTCTAAGAATGACTAGTGGGACTGGGGTGAGAGACTGGGCCAGTGAGGGTATGAGACAGGGTATGCTACTGGGGCGTTGGTCCAACTTCAGTTCATTTTAGCGGAGAAGTTCTCTGCGCCACATGTTTGGCTTCCCCCGCTGTACAGTTATTTGGTTCAATCAGTGGAATTTCAATTTTCCCTCTTCAGCCGTTGAACAAACAGAAAATAAACCAGAGGGTGTTTACAATAATGGGTAGACATTACTTATAAATGCCACATTGGCTTGTTCATATCAGGGACGATGATGAATATTTTAAATCTGATCAAGCTGCAACAACAAACACTGGGGAACAGTCATGGTGAAaaatgatttcttttgatttaagGTTGAACTGAATAGGAAATACCGCATGCATGACATCATCACCCAACTTAACGTGCAAACTACTACGTACATCAACGCCCGCACGGTGTTCATGAGGGCCATGCTCCCCAAGGGTCGCTACATGATCATCCCCTCCACCTTCAAACCTGAGACTCTGGGAGAGTTCATGCTGCGTGTTTACACTAACGTAGACTCAGGATGCAGGTACTGGAAATAGACCTGTACACATAGTAACACACTTCAGTATGATATCTTATCCATGCAGTATAACCATTACTTTAGCATTACTGTAAAGGTATaagatgatctctctctctcagagagctGACAGAACACCAGCCCAGGATGACGTGTTGGAGTAAGCTGACTGGCTACCCTGTTGCCGTGTCCCAGATCTATGTCCACGGAGCAGAGGGGCTGGAGAACCAGGACCGCACAGGGGGTGAGAGAACGCTCCACAACCTCAAATCAAAACCATCTCATACATTACAGGGAAACATAAGTAAAAAAGTTTTTGACATTTTGGGAGTATATTCAGCATTGCCTAATGGCTGGTTAATACTGCGTCATTGTACAGGCGCGGATCCATATGTGATCGTATCCTGTGAGGGCTCCTCAGTCCGGTCAACAGTCAAGGCAGACACCGTGAAGCCGGTGTTTGATACCAGAGCCATCTTCTACAGGAAGAAGCCCACAAAGCCAATCACTGTGGAGGTAAGGTATATGGGGGTCAAAGAGCATCACTACCAATGGGCTGGAAGGACAAACTGACTAGTGAATTGTTACATTTAGATGTCTGAAGTTAGGGCTGGATTCAATTCGCATCGCTGAAGTTCAGCACTACAGTGCGCTTAAAATGTAAAGTTGAGGCGACATTTGCAGAGATTACCGTGAATTCAGTTTCTGCTAACGCAGGAACAGTGCCTTTAAATGTGGCACTTCAGCGCTACGGATTGAATAAAGCCCTTAGTGTCTTCAATGGATGGTCAGATAGTGTTCACGCAAAACCTTGGTCTTAAATGGTCTCCACTTCCTTTCTCGTCCCTCCTCCCCAGGTGTGGAACAGTAATGCTGTGAAGGACCAGTTCCTGGGCCAGGTGGTTCTGACAGGCTCAGTGAAGGACTCCACAAACCCCCAGAGGCTCCAGTTGAGGAAGAGTGGCAGAGCCATGGCCGACGAGATGCCTGGCTCCATCACCCTCCGTATCGTCACCTCCACCGAGCTCACAGACATGTGAACTGGATCAGCTGACTACTACCTGGGTCACATTGACAATGTGTACAACACTCTGTTGCCTCTGACACTTTGAACAGGGGTTCATCACTACAAGGCATAAAGTTATCACTCAGAATGACTATCAACGTGAGCTTACAGTATATTCTACTAAGGACTGCCATGGTCATGGACCAAGAAGCACCTACTAAAGACTGCCATGGTCATGGACCAAGAAGCACCTACTAAAGACTGCCATGGTCATGGACCAAGAAGCACCTACTAAAGACTGCCTTCGTCATCGACCAAGAAGTATCTTCAAGCCTTCTGGAGTTTTGTTAGTTCTTATAGTGTTTTGTAAAGGGACAAGACATTACTTTTTGAAAGATGAATAACTgtaaatatattattattttatactagATTATACACTATGAAACATAACTCTTCAGAGTAATACGCATACTGTATCTGTATACAACATTATGCAACTTACACATTCCAAAAATATGTTTATCATATACAAATAAAAGGGCCTCTTTTCATCTTGCTGAAAAACAGCCAAAAGGCTCTTGCTGCAAAATATTGAAAAGTCTTGAAAGAGCCGAATGTATCTAGAGTGTAAGTTTTGGACCATGGTCATTCATTTGTGTCATTCCACTGAACTTCTTGAAATGTCTAAAGGGTACTGCCTCTAAACTAGCATCCTCCTTTGCCCGAAATGTCTTGCCACTTTTAGTCCCTCTCTACTAACAGCAAAGAAAAGTAAATCCATTCaaaccaacaacaaaaaatgtttttatttcagtTCAGTTCCCAAACTGcagtattttgttgttttacacTCAAGACACAGCCATGCACAATTCAGAATTCCAAAAAGTATGTTGCTTTATCCACAATTAAAAATAGCTTATCCAAAACCTTAGTTGTCCCCAGTTGCTTTTTCTCATCTGTCCTTTTCCAAAGATGGGGCTTGCTGAGGTTCACCAGATGGGTCAGCAGTTTACAAACCCAGATAATAATCATCAGCATTTTAAATAAACACTTTTTTGCCTTTGTTCTGTTCTCATGATAATCATTAATGGAGGAATTTTCACACCACGTCTACAGGTTTACACATTCAGAAGATAGGAATGAGGAAGAGGAGTGGGCCGGCGGGGAGGGGCGGGGCAAGGCCGCTAGTTGTCCTAGAGTTCATCTTTGTGCTCAGAGTTCAGGTCTGTACATAGAGGTGCGGCTAAAGGTCAGAGGGCAGATAGTCTCTGTGAGGTCCCTAAGACTCTCAGCCACAGGCACACTCAGAAGTAGTGCTCCGTACAGACAGACATGGGACTGCTGGAGACAGCTCTGTGTCCAGGTGGAGTACTGTCTGACACAGCCCAAGCATGATCGATCCATCCAGGAGTGTGTTTTATTTTCTCATTCAATATCCAGGGTGCAAAACATTTATAAATAAATACCATAGAGCAACCTGGATATTATCCTTTCATTTTGAAGTTGCGTAACTCAGATTTCTTTTAAATAATCCCATCCTATTTACATATCCTAACAATGTTAGCCTAATTGGAAAATGTACTAACATATTGTTTTCCCATGCATGAAATTGGTGATGTACTCCTTGCAATGGACAGTGTGAGGCTCTCCTGCGTGGTGGAGGGATGAGCGAGCAGCTACCCTGCACTACACAGTCTGAGTTAAGGTGGAGAACAAGTGTGGTATCTAGTGCAGACTGAGGTCACTCTCTCCCTTACAAAGACactcatgcatacacacacactcccattcATACACACTCCCAACACCATCTACCAGGGATACAGTGTGAGCTCATGGAATATAGCCCATGAAATCAGTGGTCAGTGACTCCCTGTGAGAGCCCTGAGATCAGGGAATGATATCActctgtagtgtacactacaggtTAGACCCTCAAGTGTATTTCCTGTCGCCTACTCTCTCCGTCCCAGGTCTGGACTTCAGTACAATCCTAAGGGATGCTGTggctactatagaccagacggagGATGCCATGTTGATGGTTATTACTAAGCTATTGAATGAAGAATCATGAAACAGTCTATACTTATCTGCAGAGCTTTTCAGACTTGTTTTCTAGTAGCCTCTGCTATGGGATGATAGGAATGGCAAAGTGAAGGGGAATGTGACCCTCTAGTTTCCAATGGTCCGCAAGACAATTAAATTGGCACTCAGTCTTCAATCCAAAAACCTTTTCATGGGCAAATGATtaacacccacccatccaccaacCTGCCAAACAGCCAAAACTCAAAGAAACACTCATATAGAAACAGACACAACCAAACTCACACAGTACATCAGAAAGTTCAGCAACAAGACACTGGAGCAATAACTCTTAACTTCCATTGAGAGGGGGTGGGCTAAATAATAGCATTCCATTAAAAAAACTAGATAAACACATcatggacggacagacagatagacagatgaaCATATGCGCTAACTCAGGgattgtgctcacttgaacaaaTGGCTTTTCACACTAAGCATGGCTTCTACTTCTGACACATCTAAGTAAATTCACAGATCAGAGGTTAAGCATGCAAAAGTAAGGCTCATTGATGTGAAACAAATGGTAACATTGACAAACACTGCCCCCCCaccaaacccccccaaaaaaacaagcAAATGTTTGTCTGTAGACTATCCCTACTAACTAACTGTAATTAACCAATAACATGGGATTTATATTTAAAAAGCTGTGACTTGAACTCTGAACACATTGTGGCCCATCAGATACGCAGTAGTTATTGAATCAGCCTCCACTGCAGCCCTGGCAAAGCCATTCTCTATGTCAGATCTCTAAACATCTAGCAACTTTAGGGTGTCCAAGAAATTACAGCCATGTCCTGGAGTACAACAGCCATGTCCTGGAGTACAACAGCCATGTCCTGGAGTACAACAGCCATGTCCTGGAGTACAACAGCCATGTCCTGGAGTACAACAGCCATGTCCTGGAGTACAACAGCCATGTCCTGGAGTACAACAGCCAACTGGCTTTGATTGAATGTTTGCctcttctatccctcccttcTTTTCTCTCGCTCACATATGCACAAAGTCATGCAGGCATATGCTGGGTCCAGAGTCCCCAAGTCTGTTCCATATAAAATGTTCATATAAAATGTTCACTGCAGGAGATGCCtgatggaaagggaaagggaaccAAGGCGATTGCTGGATAGACAAGGAAGGAATCACATTATCTCAGTGCTGTTACGTTCTGCCTCTCTTCCTGGGTCTCTCCCTTTTGAAAAGGAGCTTTTGGGTTTTTTTTCTTCGTATTTTCTATTTTTAGTATTTAGTTTAGGAGCCTCTACTCCCCTCACAGGCCAAACACACGCTTATGCACACACGCTTATGCACACACGCTTATGCACACACGCTTATGCACACACGCTCACGCACACACGCTCACGCACACACTCTTACACACACGTTTACACACACGCTAACAGACGTCTGACAGACTGCTCCACATGTACAGAATGCTggaggactagaggaggaggcGGCAGGCGGTTCAGCAGCAGAGAGGCCCTGCAGGCCAGCTGTCCATCCCCTGTATGAGGCAGCAGGGGGGTTGGTTACTGGTCTGTCCttgtgctgtctctctgtcacacaaCACCATGGAGCAGGGTCCAGCTCTGTGTGTGGACACATGGCGCCCTCTAGCGGCTGCTGTTTTTTATGGCCTCCTTGGCTGCTACAATCAGAGGGCTCAGGCTGGACAGAGGCTTGGCTAACTTCAGGAATGAATGCTGCAAGGAACACAAGAGAAGAATAGCGATGAGGGGAATGCTCTGCAACCCTGCGTGTACAGACTGTGACTTAAGGTTAGAGCTGTACacgtaactgccagaataaagaaAACACGCAAGTAAATGAAGGATACTAAGTATAttaaagcaggtgcttccacacaagtgtggttcctgagttaactAACCacttaacatcccatcatgcttagggtcatgtataaaaatgttgTTTCCCGTTTCTTTTACaatgcactcatatatacatgttctAATGGTATCAGGTATTTCTTTATATTTTGTGTTCAAATAAAGAAAATGATATTTGCCTCATTTGCGTACATACACAGGATATATTTGCATAtatgaatatacactgctcaaataaatgaagggaacacttaaacaacacaatgtaactccaagtcaatcacacttctgtgaaatcaaactgtccacttaggaagcaacactgattgacaataaatttcacatgctgttgtgcaaatggaataggtggaaattataggcaattagcaagacaccaccaataaaggagtggttctgcaggtggtgaccacagaccacttctcagttcctatgcttcctggctgaggttttggtcacttttgaatgctggcggtgatttcactctagtggtagcatgagacggagtctacaacccacacaagtggctcaggtagtgcagctcatccaggatggaacatcaatgcgagctgtggcaagaaggtttgctgtgtctgtcagcgtagtgtccagagcatggaggtgctaccaggagacaggcgggtacatcaggagacgtggaggaggccgtaggagggcaacaacccagcagcaggaccgctacctccgcttttgtgcaaggaggagcaggaggagcactgccagagccctgcaaaatgacctccagcaggccacaaatgtgcatgtgtctgctcaaacggtcagaaacagactccatgggggtggtatgagggcccgacgtccacaggtgggggttgtgcttacagcccaaaacCGTggaggacgtttggcatttgccagagaacaccaagattggcaaattcgccactggcgccctgtgctcttcacagatgaaagcaggttcacactgagcacgtgacagacgtgacagagtctggagacgctgtgaagaatgttctgctgcctgcaacatcctccagcatgaccggtttggcggtgggtcagtcatggtgtggggtggcatttcttgggggggccgcacagccctccatgtgctcgccagaggtagcctgactgccattaggtaccgagatgagatcctcataCCCCtcgtgagaccatatgctggtgcggttggccctgggttcctccgaatgcaagacaatgctagatctcatgtggctggagtgtgtcagcagtccatgcaagaggaaggcattgatgctatggactggcccgcctgttccccagacctgaatccaattgagcacatctgggacattattattatttatttttttacctttatttaactaggcaagtcagttaagaacaaattcttattttcaatgatggcctaggaacagcgggttaactgcctgttcaggggcagaacgacagatttgagccttgtcagctcgggggtttgaacttgcaaccttccggttactagttcaacgctctaaccactaggccaccctgtcgccccatcatgtctcgctccatccaccaacgccacgttacaccacagactgtccaggagttggcggatgctttagtccagatcTGGGAGactatccgccacctcatcaggagcatgcccaggcgttgtagggaggtcatacaggcacgtggaggccacacacactactgagcctcattttgacttgttttaaggacattacatcaaagttggatcagcctgtagtgtggttttccactttaattttgagtgtgactccaaatccagacctccatgggttgatacatttgatttccattgataatttttgcgtgattttgttgtcagca
Coding sequences within it:
- the LOC115101371 gene encoding calpain-5-like, which produces MFSTATSYKNQHYSELKRKCLENKELFEDPEFPVTNASLFYRKPPPGMVEWKRPREISDVPHLFVEGISSHDLNQGLLGNCWFVAACSCLALKPDLWQKVIPDWKEQEWDSKHMENYAGIFHFQFWVFGEWVDVVVDDRLPSINGELIYCHSKVKNEFWSALLEKAYAKLSGCYESLDGGNTGDAVVDFSGAVAEAINLEAEAFHKDQGRMDKLFEDLFKVYDRDGIISCSIKASPSEIEARMACGLVKGHAYSVTSVKKVRLGHGLIAYFQNETIPLIRMRNPWGKIEWNGAWSDSSAEWKKVGSMERNKLGITVEDDGEFWMEFRDWCKYFTDADVCRLINTSLLTIDKTWNEVMILGSWTKNAEPLRNRCGGCMNHKHTFLQNPQYLFEVTKEVDEVLISLQQRDMKIHRRIGQGENLTIGFAVFKVELNRKYRMHDIITQLNVQTTTYINARTVFMRAMLPKGRYMIIPSTFKPETLGEFMLRVYTNVDSGCRELTEHQPRMTCWSKLTGYPVAVSQIYVHGAEGLENQDRTGGADPYVIVSCEGSSVRSTVKADTVKPVFDTRAIFYRKKPTKPITVEVWNSNAVKDQFLGQVVLTGSVKDSTNPQRLQLRKSGRAMADEMPGSITLRIVTSTELTDM